A genome region from Amblyraja radiata isolate CabotCenter1 chromosome 4, sAmbRad1.1.pri, whole genome shotgun sequence includes the following:
- the rps20 gene encoding 40S ribosomal protein S20 isoform X2 has translation MAFKDAGKAPVEQEVAIHRIRITLTSRNVKSLEKVCADLIRGAKEKNLKVKGPVRMPTKTLRITTRKTPCGEGSKTWDRFQMRIHKRLIDLHSPSEIVKQITSISIEPGVEVEVTIADA, from the exons ATG GCATTTAAAGATGCTGGCAAAGCACCCGTAGAACAGGAGGTTGCAATCCATCGCATTCGAATCACTTTGACCAGCCGGAATGTGAAATCACTTGAGAAAG tttgtgCTGATCTAATTCGTGGTGCCAAAGAGAAGAACCTAAAAGTCAAAGGACCTGTTCGCATGCCCACCAAG ACTCTGCGTATCACAACAAGAAAGACTCCTTGCGGTGAAGGTTCCAAAACCTGGGATCGTTTCCAAATGCGGATCCACAAACGCCTAATTGATTTACACAGTCCATCTGAAATTGTGAAACAGATCACCTCCATCAGTATTGAACCTGGTGTTGAGGTAGAGGTTACTATTGCCGATGCTTAA
- the rps20 gene encoding 40S ribosomal protein S20 isoform X1, which produces MLFKVRRRRRHFLSSCDRAVGVGAAPDSPLFARSPRPSRTSRRISRSGSHHVCADLIRGAKEKNLKVKGPVRMPTKTLRITTRKTPCGEGSKTWDRFQMRIHKRLIDLHSPSEIVKQITSISIEPGVEVEVTIADA; this is translated from the exons ATGTTATTTAAGGTCCGACGGAGGCGGCGCCACTTCCTCTCGAGCTGTGACCGGGCGGTTGGTGTTGGTGCTGCTCCTGACTCACCGCTGTTCGCTCGCTCTCCGCGTCCCAGCCGGACAAGTCGACGGATAAGTCGGTCAGGAAGTCATCATG tttgtgCTGATCTAATTCGTGGTGCCAAAGAGAAGAACCTAAAAGTCAAAGGACCTGTTCGCATGCCCACCAAG ACTCTGCGTATCACAACAAGAAAGACTCCTTGCGGTGAAGGTTCCAAAACCTGGGATCGTTTCCAAATGCGGATCCACAAACGCCTAATTGATTTACACAGTCCATCTGAAATTGTGAAACAGATCACCTCCATCAGTATTGAACCTGGTGTTGAGGTAGAGGTTACTATTGCCGATGCTTAA
- the mos gene encoding proto-oncogene serine/threonine-protein kinase mos gives MPSPIPVHRILPKGFPAAITLRPCSSPNQFRGKRRNFSFVKQSNGELPQCPWYTVIWDELKLLDLLGSGGFGWVYKGTYYGKTVAIKKVRKCTKNKLAARQSFWAELNVAHLAHENIVKVVAATTSVPANPQAEDSVGTIIMEYAGGTSLDHRIYNCAHPLDVGECLRFSSDIVSGLSFLHSHSIVHLDVKPANVLITESGRCKIGDFGCSHKLAATSDLTPNGQLRHLGGTYTHRAPELLRGRNATLKADIYSFAITLWQMMSGDHPFSGDRQCVMYAVVAYNLRPSFSHVFDETLVGRKIRSVIDHCWKVEPIDRPSAEQLFETITNLNSLL, from the coding sequence atgccGTCGCCTATTCCTGTGCACCGAATTTTACCGAAAGGATTTCCAGCTGCCATTACTTTGCGGccttgtagcagtcccaaccagTTCAGAGGGAAGAGGCGAAACTTCTCCTTTGTAAAGCAGAGCAATGGGGAGTTGCCACAATGTCCTTGGTACACGGTCATTTGGGATGAATTGAAGCTACTCGACCTTCTAGGCTCGGGCGGCTTCGGCTGGGTTTACAAAGGTACTTATTATGGCAAAACTGTCGCAATAAAGAAGGTGAGAAAGTGCACGAAGAACAAGCTGGCTGCGAGGCAGAGTTTCTGGGCAGAGTTAAACGTGGCGCACCTGGCGCATGAGAACATTGTGAAAGTCGTCGCAGCCACCACGTCTGTTCCCGCGAACCCGCAAGCCGAGGATAGCGTGGGCACCATCATCATGGAATACGCAGGAGGGACAAGTCTGGACCATCGGATCTATAACTGCGCGCACCCGCTGGACGTCGGGGAGTGCTTGAGGTTTTCCAGTGACATTGTGAGTGGACTGAGTTTCCTCCACTCGCACAGCATCGTCCATCTGGATGTGAAACCAGCCAACGTCCTGATCACAGAGTCGGGCCGTTGCAAAATTGGGGACTTTGGCTGTTCTCACAAGCTGGCGGCGACCAGTGACTTAACACCCAATGGCCAGTTGCGGCACCTAGGTGGTACCTACACACACCGGGCGCCGGAGCTGCTGAGAGGCCGTAACGCCACCCTCAAGGCGGACATTTACTCCTTCGCCATCACGCTGTGGCAGATGATGAGCGGAGACCACCCCTTCTCGGGCGATCGGCAGTGTGTTATGTATGCAGTCGTGGCTTACAACCTGCGCCCTTCGTTTTCGCATGTCTTCGACGAGACTTTGGTGGGCCGGAAGATTCGCTCAGTCATCGATCACTGTTGGAAAGTTGAACCAATTGATAGACCTAGTGcagaacaattgtttgaaactatTACTAACTTGAATTCGCTATTGTAG